One genomic region from Glaciimonas sp. PAMC28666 encodes:
- the gshA gene encoding glutamate--cysteine ligase — MVPHLVTALNGPLLDLEKKILTATPAIERWFRMEWQEHTPPFYCSVDLRNSGFKLAPVDTDLFPGGFNNLSPEMLPLAVQAAMAAIEKYCPDAKNLLLLPELHTRNSFYLQNVARLMQIFRQTGLNVRLGSLAPGVTEPETIELPDGTTVTLEPLERSQNGRRLGLKNFDPCTILLNSYLSSGIPSILENLNEQTLLPPLHAGWTMRRKSSHFSSYDDVVKKFAKLVDVDPWMLNPFFAKCESVNFNDQASEEALTSSVSSLLSKIRKKYKEYGIKEKPFVIVKADAGTHGMGITSVTDAGQVRELSLKQRKKAAEGGQSTYDVVIQEGVHTFEHINDAVAEPVVYMIDRYVVGGFYRVHAERGINENLNAPGAHYVPLAFAQQHALPDLLAKPGTTAPNRFYMYGVVARLALLAASLEMEKTDPNPEIY; from the coding sequence ATGGTTCCGCACCTCGTCACCGCCCTTAACGGCCCGCTACTCGATCTCGAAAAGAAGATTCTGACCGCCACCCCAGCCATTGAACGCTGGTTTCGGATGGAGTGGCAGGAGCACACCCCGCCGTTTTACTGTTCGGTCGATTTGCGTAACTCAGGCTTTAAATTAGCCCCGGTCGATACTGATCTGTTTCCGGGCGGTTTCAATAATTTGTCACCGGAGATGCTGCCGCTAGCGGTGCAGGCCGCCATGGCTGCGATTGAAAAATATTGTCCTGATGCCAAGAATCTATTGTTGTTGCCGGAATTGCATACGCGCAATTCTTTTTATTTACAAAACGTCGCTCGGCTGATGCAAATTTTCCGTCAAACCGGATTGAATGTGCGACTCGGCTCGCTGGCACCCGGGGTGACAGAGCCCGAGACGATTGAATTGCCGGATGGTACAACCGTCACGCTCGAGCCTCTCGAACGCTCGCAGAATGGACGCCGCCTCGGCCTAAAGAACTTCGATCCATGCACCATCTTGCTGAACAGTTATCTGTCGTCAGGTATTCCGTCAATTCTGGAAAATCTGAACGAACAAACTTTATTGCCACCTTTGCACGCCGGCTGGACGATGCGCCGCAAAAGCAGCCATTTTTCCTCTTACGACGACGTCGTAAAAAAATTCGCAAAACTGGTGGATGTTGATCCATGGATGTTGAATCCGTTTTTTGCCAAGTGTGAATCGGTCAACTTTAACGATCAGGCCAGTGAAGAGGCGCTGACTTCCAGCGTGAGTTCACTGCTCTCAAAAATCCGGAAGAAATATAAAGAATACGGGATCAAAGAAAAGCCGTTCGTGATCGTAAAGGCCGATGCAGGAACCCACGGCATGGGCATCACAAGCGTCACAGATGCCGGACAAGTCAGAGAACTGAGCCTGAAGCAGCGCAAAAAGGCGGCCGAAGGCGGCCAGTCGACCTACGATGTGGTTATTCAGGAAGGCGTGCACACCTTCGAGCACATCAACGACGCCGTGGCGGAGCCGGTGGTCTATATGATAGATCGCTACGTGGTTGGCGGATTCTATCGGGTGCACGCCGAGCGTGGAATCAACGAAAATCTGAATGCGCCTGGTGCTCACTATGTACCACTAGCATTTGCGCAACAACACGCGTTGCCTGATCTGTTGGCAAAACCGGGCACGACTGCGCCCAACCGTTTTTACATGTACGGTGTAGTGGCGCGTCTGGCGTTACTGGCCGCATCGCTTGAGATGGAAAAGACCGATCCCAACCCGGAAATTTATTGA
- the gshB gene encoding glutathione synthase, whose translation MKIAFLADPLDSFKIYKDTTYAMMVEAAKRGHTLYAFEQQDMALESGIVTANVSRITLTGDSKEWYKATAPSAMFLSEFDAILLRKDPPFDMEYIYTTYLLELAEKQGARVFNKPQAVRDHNEKLAIAQFPQFISPTLVTRDSARLRAFHEEHQDVILKPLDGMGGAGIFRVKSDALNLGSIIETLTDNGRQTIMIQRFIPEIVAGDKRVLVIGGKVVPFTLARIPQGTEVRGNLAAGGLGVAQPLTEREREIGEALGPILAKRGLLLVGLDVIGNYLTEVNVTSPTCFQEIMQQAGFNVAEMFISALEEAVQQAS comes from the coding sequence ATGAAAATTGCTTTCCTGGCGGACCCGCTCGATAGCTTTAAAATCTACAAAGACACGACTTACGCGATGATGGTCGAGGCTGCCAAACGTGGTCACACACTGTATGCCTTCGAACAGCAGGACATGGCGCTGGAAAGCGGCATCGTGACAGCCAACGTCTCCCGCATTACGCTTACCGGCGACAGCAAAGAGTGGTACAAGGCAACCGCGCCGAGCGCGATGTTTCTTTCTGAGTTCGATGCGATTTTGTTGCGCAAAGATCCTCCATTTGACATGGAATATATTTATACGACCTATCTATTGGAGTTGGCGGAAAAACAAGGTGCGCGAGTCTTCAACAAGCCGCAGGCGGTCCGCGATCACAACGAAAAACTCGCAATAGCGCAGTTCCCACAATTTATCTCGCCGACTTTAGTCACACGAGATTCAGCACGGTTGCGTGCTTTTCACGAAGAACATCAGGACGTCATCCTCAAACCATTGGACGGCATGGGCGGCGCCGGAATTTTTCGCGTCAAATCCGACGCACTTAATCTTGGCTCGATTATAGAAACGTTGACCGATAATGGCCGTCAAACCATCATGATTCAGCGTTTTATTCCCGAAATCGTGGCCGGCGACAAGCGCGTATTAGTCATCGGCGGCAAAGTGGTTCCCTTCACATTGGCCCGCATACCGCAAGGAACCGAAGTGCGCGGCAATCTCGCCGCTGGCGGTCTGGGCGTCGCGCAACCGTTGACTGAACGTGAGCGCGAAATTGGTGAGGCACTTGGGCCAATACTGGCAAAACGTGGACTGTTACTGGTCGGTTTAGACGTCATTGGTAATTACCTGACAGAAGTAAATGTGACCAGTCCGACCTGCTTCCAGGAAATCATGCAGCAAGCGGGATTTAACGTGGCAGAAATGTTTATCAGTGCGCTGGAAGAGGCTGTCCAGCAGGCAAGCTAA
- a CDS encoding PTS sugar transporter subunit IIA yields MVGILLLTHSPLGEAFISAVSHVFRALPERFEAIDVVADQNPADVKLLAKEAVDRLDDGSGVLVITDVMGGTPSNCTLPLCSGTQTQVIAGISLPMLLRALTYRNDTLDVVAEMALAGGQGGAVRVDNRVRVS; encoded by the coding sequence ATGGTTGGCATTCTCCTATTAACGCATTCGCCGCTTGGCGAAGCCTTCATTTCCGCGGTTTCGCACGTTTTTCGTGCGTTGCCAGAACGGTTCGAGGCAATTGATGTGGTAGCAGATCAAAATCCGGCAGATGTGAAATTGCTGGCTAAAGAAGCGGTGGATCGCCTTGATGACGGTTCTGGCGTACTTGTCATTACCGATGTCATGGGCGGCACGCCATCCAATTGCACACTGCCGTTATGCAGCGGGACGCAAACGCAAGTGATTGCAGGAATCAGTTTACCGATGCTCTTGCGCGCACTCACCTATCGCAATGACACTCTCGACGTGGTCGCTGAAATGGCGCTCGCGGGCGGTCAGGGCGGCGCTGTGCGGGTCGATAACCGGGTGCGGGTTTCGTAG
- a CDS encoding HPr family phosphocarrier protein, producing MIQKDIEIINKLGLHARASAKFTQLASKFKCEVWISRNNRRVNAKSIMGVMMLAAGKGSTVLLEAEGSDEKECFDALNQLIEDKFGEGE from the coding sequence ATGATTCAAAAAGACATCGAAATTATCAACAAGTTAGGTCTTCACGCACGTGCGTCGGCCAAATTTACCCAACTTGCCAGCAAATTCAAATGCGAAGTATGGATCTCCCGCAATAATCGTCGCGTCAACGCAAAATCAATCATGGGCGTCATGATGCTGGCAGCGGGTAAAGGAAGCACGGTCTTATTAGAGGCCGAGGGTTCAGACGAGAAAGAATGTTTTGACGCGCTCAATCAACTCATCGAGGACAAATTCGGCGAAGGCGAATAA